The following are encoded together in the Panicum virgatum strain AP13 chromosome 6K, P.virgatum_v5, whole genome shotgun sequence genome:
- the LOC120711144 gene encoding auxin-responsive protein IAA25-like, with protein MKSSSAAPRLRLKPEQARDGSKMQGGGLSSGLELRLGISSDNGGDGPWLGVGTHPWSLASRQEKAALEQAQQRPPPQPVGWPPVGAFRKSHLALAGTKAAEEPSKEKRCSGERPAASLFVKVNLEGCAVGRKVDLRAHRGYASLSRALQGMFHGFLSDGQYWRIAGRDDDDEEPAKKNRTKASYILLYEDNEGDRMLVGDVPWELFMASVKRLYIAQDPRKN; from the exons ATGAAGAGCTCTTCAGCTGCACCAAGGCTGAGACTGAAACCGGAGCAGGCGAGGGATGGTAGCAAGATGCAGGGAGGCGGTCTGAGCAGCGGCCTGGAGCTCAGGCTCGGCATCTCTTCAGACAATGGCGGCGATGGTCCATGGCTCGGTGTGGGAACGCACCCTTGGAGCCTGGCCTCCAGGCAAGAGAAGGCGGCCCTGGAGCAAGCGCAGCAGCGGCCTCCTCCGCAGCCGGTGGGGTGGCCGCCGGTGGGCGCGTTCCGCAAGAGCCACCTGGCCCTGGCCGGCAcgaaggccgccgaggagccgaGCAAGGAGAAGCGCTGCTCcggcgagcggccggcggcgagcctgtTCGTGAAGGTGAACCTGGAGGGCTGCGCCGTCGGGAGGAAGGTGGACCTGCGGGCGCACCGCGGGTACGCGTCGCTGTCCCGCGCGCTGCAGGGCATGTTCCATGGCTTCCTCTCAG ATGGCCAGTACTGGAGGATCGCAGGcagagacgacgacgacgaggagccgGCGAAGAAGAACAGGACGAAGGCGTCGTACATCCTGCTGTACGAGGACAACGAGGGCGACCGGATGCTCGTCGGCGACGTGCCATGGGA GCTGTTCATGGCTTCGGTGAAGAGGCTCTACATCGCACAGGACCCCAGGAAGAActag
- the LOC120711146 gene encoding LOW QUALITY PROTEIN: bromodomain-containing protein 4A-like (The sequence of the model RefSeq protein was modified relative to this genomic sequence to represent the inferred CDS: deleted 2 bases in 1 codon) yields the protein MKRKRGRKPAGRKAAPAAAAAESSPSPDSPSSPSTEATNSTPDQAEEDNVLPLTEAAAAAAPEPSPPPPPPEPPQKEKPSAAAPVNPPVDIPYTKPKVGAVYGRVKLKFKSSKAVDLPPPPQQQGSSGGQAPAADAGKSGSATVPEVTKEADAEKAGVRTDGQHRDMQASEPSDADKEKVARKVGGIKIKSVGLSSVGNNTPDRKANPVDEPPPSKQEAVSEIKEIEETMELGSSQESEEKQSTPERQHDEKELSAALEAIKKVMKMDAAEPFNVPVDPVALGIPDYFDIIDTPMDFGTICKNLERGDKYMNSEDVYKDVQFIWDNCTKYNSKGDYIIELMKRVKKGFMKNWLAAGLYSDVPDSGGNDNTGDEDAKGHSKSKSKNKRRRPGNDRHKSDCVCAVCQVTRRKKERDEILAVVDNETAAMDSNTSDQHDMEGNSGASNPGSHDTSSSQEQPPRADVYKETAEADDSGIRIEDVGKFSSDRPSSLPCPDYEDEGQGKEQVEYRDMNSNEEHTSTQPNEYSDVENQQKAQIETSQEVEMEEDYPMQQENPSFLQLCASLFPGNQRSTFRVRHSLFRPRRRAPLKESPLHVAMAAIMKR from the exons ATGAAGCGCAAGCGCGGCCGCAAGCCAGCGGGGAGGAAGGCtgctccggcggccgccgcggcggagtcGTCCCCCTCGCCGGATTCCCCGTCCAGCCCCAGCACGGAGGCGACGAACAGCACGCCGGATCAGGCTGAGGAGGATAACGTGCTGCCTCTcaccgaagcagcagcagcagcggcgcctgaaccatcacctcctcctcctcctcctgagcCACCCCAGAAGGAgaagcccagcgccgccgccccagtcAATCCTCCCGTGGACATACCGTACACCAAGCCCAAAGTGGGGGCCGTGTACGGCCGCGTCAAGCTGAAGTTCAAGTCATCCAAGGCGGTGGAcctgccg ccccccccccagcagCAGGGTTCTTCGGGAGGTCAGGCACCGGCTGCTGATGCTGGAAAATCCGGGAGTGCTACTGTCCCTGAAGTGACGAAAGAAGCTGACGCGGAAAAGGCTGGTGTCCGAACTGATGGGCAGCATAGGGACATGCAGGCGTCGGAGCCGAGTGATGCGGATAAGGAAAAGGTGGCAAGGAAAGTTGGAGGCATCAAGATCAAGTCGGTGGGGTTATCTTCTGTAGGAAACAACACCCCAGATAGGAAAGCCAATCCGGTTGATGAGCCTCCTCCAAGCAAGCAGGAAGCTGTTTCGGAGATCAAAGAAATCGAGGAGACAATGGAGCTGGGGAGCTCACAGGAGTCGGAGGAAAAACAGTCTACTCCAGAGCGCCAGCATGATGAGAAAGAGCTTTCTGCTGCACTTGAA GCTATTAAGAAAGTCATGAAGATGGACGCTGCTGAGCCGTTCAATGTTCCAGTGGATCCTGTTGCATTAGGAATACCT GATTATTTTGATATTATTGACACTCCTATGGATTTTGGCACAATATGTAAAAATTTAGAACGTGGTGACAAGTATATGAATTCAGAGGATGTATATAAGGATGTGCAATTCATATGGGATAACTGTACCAAGTACAACAGTAAAGGTGATTACATAATTGAGCTTATGAAACGGGTCAAGAAAGGCTTCATGAAAAATTGGTTGGCAGCAGGCTTGTATTCTGATGTGCCAGACAGTG GTGGCAATGACAATACTGGCGATGAGGATGCTAAAGGCCACTCGAAAAGCAAGTCTAAAAACAAAAGGCGACGACCAGG GAATGATCGCCACAAAAGTGACTGTGTTTGTGCTGTTTGTCAAGTTACACGGCGTAAGAAGGAAAGGGATGAAATATTGGCTGTTGTAGATAATGAAACTGCTGCAATGGATAGTAACACTTCTGATCAGCATGACATGGAG GGAAACTCAGGTGCTAGTAATCCTGGAAGTCATGATACTTCCTCTAGCCAGGAGCAACCACCCCGGGCTGATGTGTACAAAGAGACAGCAGAAGCAGATGATTCTGGGATTCGGATAGAAGATGTTGGAAAATTCTCCAGTGATCGGCCATCTAGCTTGCCATGTCCTGATTATGAAGATGAGGGACAGGGAAAAGAACAGGTTGAGTATAGAGATATGAACAGTAACGAAGAGCATACTTCCACTCAGCCTAATGAGTACTCTGATGTTGAGAACCAACAGAAG GCCCAGATAGAGACCAGCCAAGAGGTTGAAATGGAGGAGGATTATCCCATGCAGCAGGAGAACCCTTCATTCCTGCAACTATGCGCGAGCCTCTTCCCCGGCAACCAGCGCTCCACTTTCAGGGTCCGCCATTCACTGTTCCGTCCACGACGCCGAGCTCCACTGAAGGAGAGCCCCCTGCATGTAGCCATGGCAGCAATAATGAAGCGTTAG
- the LOC120711145 gene encoding serine/threonine-protein kinase-like protein CCR4, producing MPMSRHARASHRPAFPFLLVTRTTTTTGLLPLLLAAFIIVAGSCSASRQQFSTVAISHAPNSTLVCALVTTNGGDAAATGGSSSKLHCTSLPDGQQFVYPSADIPYNAIAAGTDFLCGLMAPAGGHAAMRWWSFSEEAAANRSRPVGRRLYWGPSLRSLNAGGAHVCGLSDDHDPACWEWPDLKLPKGLDFSGIALGKDFLCGILAKDNTSMSCYGGMKAPPLAPNPAAFRTVAAGHRHACAVDNEGGFACWGDGVPRVPPAELPESMSAMALGNDTTCILDGKGIARCWGGAPVPAQYTSTPFLAIEADGDAVCAITMYNYSVVCWGKSDRFGGGGRLIYNATMPGACAPQRSCPCSIIWGSGALCGNGGGEGVQELAVCQPCPLPLNASRIVIANGMTKAAPPPGDDDDAKKTLAVALSVAGVGAAVLAAAGTAFYLVAFRKREKKTLRLGESSSRRLCRDVEAMVMPAPQVSPARPARPLGCEEFTLRELSRLTNGFSEEKKIGSGSFGSVYRGKLPDGREVAIKRAERAAAAGGRRRRRFDAERAFRAELRLLSRVNHRNLVQLLGFCEERGERILVFEFMPHGALHDHLHGGEAGGGRSPLFASWEARLRVALDAARGVEYLHCYAVPPIIHRDVKPSNILLDGEWTAKVSDFGLSLASGGAAAAAASSSATAGTVGYIDPEYYRLQELTERSDVYSFGVVLLELVTGRKAIHRTSQDGSGSPRNVIEFAVPAVETGNITKILDDRVPSPRGHEVEAVARVAKIAAECVRPRGRARPIMSEVVAELEWAVTLCEESLVAAAGGGGGINSSRRGGSDLSRSRSRSESDDPSPFHTRELGFGFGFSHSSSRPVTHARSHSTM from the coding sequence ATGCCAATGTCTCGACATGCCCGTGCCAGCCACCGCCccgccttccccttcctccttgtGACgagaacgacgacgacgacgggcctccttcctctcctccttgcCGCCTTCATCATCGTCGCCGGATCGTGCTCGGCGTCGCGGCAGCAGTTCTCCACGGTGGCCATCTCGCACGCGCCCAACTCCACCCTCGTCTGCGCGCTCGTCACCACCAACGGCGGCGATGCCGCGGCCACGGGAGGGTCCAGCTCCAAGCTGCACTGCACCTCGCTGCCGGACGGGCAGCAGTTCGTGTACCCCTCCGCCGACATCCCCTAcaacgccatcgccgccggcaccgACTTCCTCTGCGGCCTCAtggccccggccggcggccacgCCGCCATGCGCTGGTGGTCCTTCtccgaggaggccgccgccaacCGCTCCCgccccgtcggccgccgcctctACTGGGGCCCCTCGCTCCGCTCGCTCAACGCCGGCGGCGCCCACGTCTGCGGCCTCTCCGACGACCACGACCCGGCCTGCTGGGAGTGGCCCGACCTCAAGCTCCCCAAAGGCCTCGACTTCTCCGGCATCGCGCTCGGCAAGGACTTCCTCTGCGGCATCCTCGCCAAGGACAACACCTCCATGAGCTGCTACGGCGGGATgaaggcgccgccgctggcgccgaaCCCGGCAGCCTTCAGgacggtcgccgccggccaccgccacgCGTGCGCGGTCGACAACGAAGGGGGCTTCGCCTGCTGGGGCGACGGCGTCCCCAGGGTGCCGCCCGCCGAGCTGCCGGAGAGCATGTCGGCCATGGCGCTCGGCAACGACACCACCTGCATCCTCGACGGGAAAGGGATCGCGCGGTGCTGGGGCggcgcgccggtgccggcgcagTACACGAGCACGCCATTCCTGGCTATCGAggccgacggcgacgccgtCTGCGCCATCACCATGTACAACTACTCCGTCGTGTGCTGGGGGAAGAGCGACCGgttcggcggcggaggccggctcATCTACAACGCCACCATGCCCGGCGCCTGCGCGCCCCAGCGGAGCTGCCCCTGCAGCATCATCTGGGGGTCAGGGGCGCTctgcggcaacggcggcggcgagggcgtccAAGAGCTCGCCGTTTGCCAGCCGTGCCCGCTACCGCTCAACGCGTCCAGGATCGTGATTGCCAATGGGATGACCaaggcggcgccgcctccgggcGATGACGACGATGCGAAGAAGACCCTGGCGGTCGCGCTCAGCGTGGCCGGCGTCGGAGCCGCGGTGCTCGCGGCTGCGGGGACGGCGTTCTACCTCGTGGCGTTCAGGAAGCGGGAGAAGAAGACGCTGCGCCTCGGGGAGTCGTCGTCGCGGCGGCTGTGCCGCGACGTCGAAGCCATGGTCATGCCGGCGCCGCAGgtctcgccggcgcggccggcgcggcctcTCGGGTGCGAGGAGTTCACCCTCCGGGAGCTCTCCCGCCTCACCAACGGCTTCTCGGAGGAGAAGAAGATCGGGAGCGGCAGCTTCGGTTCGGTGTACCGGGGCAAGCTCCCCGACGGGCGCGAGGTCGCCATCAAGCGcgccgagcgcgccgccgccgccggcgggcggcgtcggcggcgcttcGACGCGGAGCGCGCGTTCCGCGCGGAGCTCCGGCTGCTGTCGCGCGTGAACCACCGCAACCTGGTGCAGCTGCTGGGCTTCTGcgaggagcgcggcgagcgcATCCTGGTGTTCGAGTTCATGCCGCACGGCGCGCTCCACGACCacctccacggcggcgaggccggcggcggccgctcgcCGCTGTTCGCATCGTGGGAGGCGCGGCTCCGGGTGGCGCTggacgcggcgcgcggcgtggagTACCTGCATTGCtacgccgtgccgcccatcatccaccgcGACGTGAAGCCGTCCAACATCCTCCTCGACGGCGAGTGGACGGCCAAGGTCTCCGACTTCGGCCTCTCgctggccagcggcggcgcggcggccgcggcggcgtcgtcctCCGCCACGGCCGGCACGGTCGGGTACATCGATCCGGAGTACTACCGGCTGCAGGAGCTCACAGAGCGCAgcgacgtgtacagcttcggcGTCGTGCTGCTGGAGCTGGTCACCGGCCGGAAGGCCATCCACCGGACCAGCCAGGACGGCAGCGGGTCGCCGCGGAACGTGATCGAGTTCGCCGTGCCGGCGGTAGAGACGGGCAACATCACCAAGATCCTCGACGACCGCGTGCCGTCGCCGCGCGGCCAcgaggtggaggcggtggcgcgcgtGGCCAAGATCGCCGCCGAGTGCGTCCGCCCACGGGGCCGCGCCAGGCCGATCATGTCCGAGGTCGTCGCCGAGCTCGAGTGGGCCGTCACGCTCTGCGAGGAGTCCctcgtcgccgctgccggcggcggcggcgggatcaacagctcccggcgcggcggctccgACCTGTCGCGGTCGCGGTCGCGCTCCGAGTCCGACGATCCGAGCCCGTTCCACACCCGCGAACTCGGCTTCGGGTTCGGCTTCAGCCACAGCTCGAGCCGACCTGTCACCCATGCCAGGTCTCACTCGACAATgtaa
- the LOC120639294 gene encoding lysine-rich arabinogalactan protein 18-like: MPPPSTRLPAATPALAATTPTLTATPALTTSSSSPTGTPLSFPGRSALSPDAAPFFPCSHSECRGKRLRWRDDTPPLSDDDGSPSYRDILLRQPRAASPASTPAAAQVDASAPVPTLRSIVVLPPRGEGGHRRRLRRRGCRLPSPPP; the protein is encoded by the coding sequence atgccgccgccgtccacccgcTTGCCGGCAGCCACTCCGGCGCTGGCGGCCACCACGCCCACGCTGACGGCCACCCCGGCCCTgacgacctcctcctcctcgccgacgggcactcctctctccttccccgggCGCTCTGCTCTCTCCCCGGATGCGGCTCCGTTTTTCCCTTGCAGCCACTCCGAATGCCGGGGGAAGCGGCTCCGATGGAGAGACGACACCCCACCCCTCTCCGACGATGACGGCTCCCCGTCCTACCGTGACATCCTGCTGCGGCAACCGAGGGCGGCCTCCCCTGCCTcaactccggcggcggcgcaggtcgaCGCGTCGGCGCCTGTGCCCACTCTTCGCTCCATCGTGGTGTTGCCTCCACGTGGCGAGGGTGGGCACCGCAGGCGTCTTCGTCGGCGGGGCTGCCGGCTACCCTCTCCACCACCCTGA